GTACGGAGCATGGATGGCCATGGCTTGCGGATTACAAGGCGGCCCGGTTGGTTTGCCTTACACTCGTTGCCGTCCTCATCAAGGATAGCAGCATCAACTCCGAAGAACGGAAGTGTTGCTGTACCCGGCTTGATTGGTGTTGCGCCAGGGAGCGGGGAAATCATGACTGCACCTGTCTCGGTCTGCCACCAGGTATCTACGATTGGGCAGCGGCCGCCACCGATCTTGTCGTAGTACCACATCCAAGCGGATGGGTTGATTGGCTCGCCCACAGTGCCAAGGAGGCGGAGAGTGGAGAGGTCGTGTTTGTCGACGAATTCGTCGCCAGCCTTGATGAAGGCGCGAATCGCTGTAGGAGCAGTGTAGAAGATGGAGACACCGTATTCTTCGATGATGGACCAGAAGCGGCCAAAGTCTGGGAAGTTGGGGGCACCTTCATACATGATCTGAGTAACGCCATTCAGTAACGGTCCGTAAGTGATGTAGGAGTGGCCAGTGATCCAGCCTACGTCAGCAGTACACCAGTAAACATCATCTTCCTTCATATCGAAGATGTATTTGCAGGTCGTGTAAGTGCCTACCATGTAGCCTGCAGAAGTGTGTAGGATGCCCTTTGGTTTACCTGTTGAGCCGGATGTGTAGAGAATAAACAGAGGGTGTTCCGCGCCGAAGCCTTTGGCCTTGTGGGTGGCAGGTACGTCAGCAATGTCGTCTTCCCACCAGCTGTCGCGGCCTTTCTTCATGGTGACGTCGTTACCGATGCGTTTCTGGACGATGACATGCTTGACTGTCTTGTTGCCCTTGAGGGCTTCATCGACGTTGGCTTTGAGAGGGACAACGGATCCACGGCGCCAGCCACCATCAGCTGTGATGACTGCCACAGCCTCTGAATCTTCGAGACGGTCTTTGATGGATTCAGCTGAGAAGCCGCCGAAGACGACGGAGTGAACAGCACCGATACGGGCACAAGCGAGCATCGCAATCGTAGCCTCAGGAGTCATCGGCATGTAAATGAGGACTCGGTCCTTGGATTTGATTCCTTTGGCTTCGAGCGCGTTGGCAAAGCGGCATACTTCGCGTTGGAGTTGGCGGTAGGTGATGACGCGCTTGTCGCCGGGCTCACCTTCCCAGATGATTGCCGCCTTGTTGCCACGGCCTTCTTCGACATGGCGGTCTACGCAGTTTTCACAGACGTTGAGCTTGGCGCCATCAAACCACTTTGCATAAGGGGCTTTCCAGTCGAGCACTTTGTTCCACTGCTTTTGCCATTTGAGTTCCTTTGCCTCACGTGCCCAGAAAAGGTGTGGTTTCTCGATGGATTCAGCATGCATGCGCTTGTACTGTGCCATGCTGGAAACCCGGGCTTTTTTGGAGAATTCCTTGGAGGGTTTAAACTCTTTGTTCTCGTCAATCTCTACGGTTTTTTTGCTCATGTTAATAGGTCTCTGTAGACGTGAAATGTGATAGTAGAAGATAACTAACAAGGAGCATGGGCGGAAGACAATGCGTATTTTACGGCTTATAGGTCATAACTTCGTTTAATCAGGCCGAAATGAATGATATAAGAACGGGCTAACTCGTGAGAGCTAGCCCGATGGTGATTTTTTCTGATGGTCAGTTTTGGTCAGATCTATTTTTTGAAGTGCTCTGTAGCAGCATCTTGCAGTCTTTTAAGGGCGGACCAGTCCTGAGGCTTATCGAGTTGGAAGTTCAGGATGTAATTGGTTTCAGGCTTCAGTGTTAATTCGATCGTGTCGCCAATTTTATAGGTATTTTTTAGCCCCTTGGTGCTCTCCTCTATGGGGGAAGTGAGGAAATACTCCGAATTAGCAGCCTGATTAGCCGGCAGGCCGAAGACTCGGTTCAGGGTGAACTTGTAGGTCTTTTCTTCTTTTGAGGGGTTGAAGATAGAGACGTAGCCTAGCTGACCTTTCCAGGCTGTGTACCCATATGGTTCCTTCTTCCTGGGGCTTCCGCCGTGCATGCGGGCGCATGGGAAGGTCGGAGCCACTTCGTGTGCCCAAAGCAAGCCTTCCGCCAGCACGTCCCAGTCGGCCTGGCTTAATTTCTGTGTTTTGATGTAGGACTCCACAAAGCCAGTTCCTCGAGCCATATTCGCATAGAGGTAGTTGCGGAAAACTTCCGGGGTTTCTCCAGTCTTACGTTTCTTTGGCTCGTGATTGAAGATGGCGGAGAGGGGGAACTGTGTATTCTCGGAGACGGCAAGATCGTGATACACGCGATCGCGATAGAGGAGTTCTGCAGTGCGGTCCGCACCTCCAGCTGCATCGCCTGCATTGATCATCCAGCTGGTGTCCGCAGTGTGAAGCCACCATGGGGAAAGCCAGGCGCCATTGGATACAATAATGAATACATCCGGATTCACTTTGCGGACTTTACGGAAGATCTCGGTCAAGCGTTCGGTGCCTGCAGAGAGGTAGCGTACTTTCGCCTCATCATACTTTGAGTCATTGAGCTCTTTTTCTGAGCCTTTGAAGCCTTCCACGACAAAGTTGCGTGTATTGAGGTGGCCAAAGATTCCGTCGAGTTTGAAGAACTCGGTGCCATTCTCTGCGAGATAGATCATACGTTTCTCCAGAGAGTTCATGTAGTCCTCGCCAGTCATGGACATCCATGGGTCCAGAGATTGCCATCCTGCAGCTTTCATTTTAGGGATAGCGGCTTGGGCGCCGAATAGGCAGCCTGGACTCATCCACAGGCCCAGATCACTACTGATGCCTTTGAGTACCTTTCTGGAGGCGGCAAAGTCTTCACTGAACCTGCTTTTGTTGATTGGCCAGACGCCAGTCTTGGACCAGTCGGCTCCCTTGTCTTGCCAGCCGTCATCAATGACATAAGCGGAGAGGGCGGGAACACCGCGTTTGTTGACCAGCTCCTCATTGACGGTTTTGACGCTGCTTAGGAATTTGTCCTTGGTGACACCGGGGCCGAAATCAAACCACGAGTTGTACTGGGTCTGGAGTCGGAAGGGGTGAGCACGGGAGTTTTCAATATAATCGAAAAAGGCGTCCTTGATAAAGTCTGCGGAATCGCTGGTGCCACACACGGAGCTATGGCTGCTCCACCAAGCATTTGGCTTGAGGGTTTCAGAGACGTAGTGTGAGCAGGAGAGGGTGCTGTCTTTGACCGTATTGACAGAGGCTGGGAATTCCACTCCCCAGAAGCTTCCCGAATCCTTGGTGTAAAGTGGTTGACCAATGCCGGGCCTCCATTGGGCGGCGCCTTTGGCGGTGATCTGTTTCTGCGTATATGGCTGGTAGGCTTGAGCTAGCTTCATATGCTCAAGCTCTACTCGGTCCAGCATGAGACCTTCTTTGGAATGAAGGGAAAGGGTCTTGCGGATGACTTGGTCCTTTTCTGAGTAGCGAAAGGCAAGTTTGGCTTCGATGCCTGAAGAGGGGTCATGAAGGGTGATGTCCAAGCTGCCAGGCTTAGTTTGCTCAGCATCTTTGACTCTAAAGTTGGTAGAGCTCAGGGTCTTGCCATCTTTAAGGTGAAGAACAAACTCTTGCCCCTGAGCCGGGAGTAAGGTCTTGCCATCAAGATGGTTGATGATTTTTGTAGTTTTGAGCTGGCCGTCTGTGATGTCAAATTCTCGGCTCACGGTATCCCCCTTTAGGGTGAATACTTTCGCGTAGCAGATCGGCGTGCAGAAGAGTACTGCAATAGGGGAAATCAGTGTAATAGGTTTGAGGAGCATCATTTGCATAGATGCTACAAACTACGTTCCAGAAATAGAAATGTTTCCGGAACTTGTGTCATAGGTTTGCCGGGTTAGCGGCGTTTGTATGACTTGTTGCGCTTGGTGCTGCGGATCTTCTTGTGCGCAGGCTTTGCAGTCTTCTTCTTCGCCAGTTTACGTTTGGCGGTAGCTTTGTGCACCTTGCCCGAGGGTTTCGGGTTGATTTGCATGAGCTGGATTTCGTTCATGTCCAGCGTGCGGTAGCGCCCTTGCTCGAGGCCGTTGGCCATGAGGGAGCCGATGCGGACACGTACGAGTTTGGTGACGTTGAGCTGAGCAGCTTTACACATCATGCGGATCTGGCGCTTGTGTCCTGTATCGATGGTGATCAGGAAGCGGCGCGGAGAGAGGCGCTTGATGTACTTGGCGAAGGCTTTATGTTCACCAGTCCAGATCCCGTGCAGGAATTGGTCGAGTACTTCGTTTGAAAAGG
Above is a genomic segment from Rubritalea squalenifaciens DSM 18772 containing:
- the acs gene encoding acetate--CoA ligase yields the protein MSKKTVEIDENKEFKPSKEFSKKARVSSMAQYKRMHAESIEKPHLFWAREAKELKWQKQWNKVLDWKAPYAKWFDGAKLNVCENCVDRHVEEGRGNKAAIIWEGEPGDKRVITYRQLQREVCRFANALEAKGIKSKDRVLIYMPMTPEATIAMLACARIGAVHSVVFGGFSAESIKDRLEDSEAVAVITADGGWRRGSVVPLKANVDEALKGNKTVKHVIVQKRIGNDVTMKKGRDSWWEDDIADVPATHKAKGFGAEHPLFILYTSGSTGKPKGILHTSAGYMVGTYTTCKYIFDMKEDDVYWCTADVGWITGHSYITYGPLLNGVTQIMYEGAPNFPDFGRFWSIIEEYGVSIFYTAPTAIRAFIKAGDEFVDKHDLSTLRLLGTVGEPINPSAWMWYYDKIGGGRCPIVDTWWQTETGAVMISPLPGATPIKPGTATLPFFGVDAAILDEDGNECKANQPGRLVIRKPWPSMLRTIYGDKKRYRDTYWSDYDGMYTAGDGARKDKKGNIYIVGRLDDVLNVSGHRLGTAEVESALVAHKSVAEAAVIGKPHDIKGQAVVCFVTLKEDAKESDELKKELRNHVGKVIGAIAKPDEIHIAPGLPKTRSGKIMRRLLKELVNTGSITGNVTTLEDSKVIEALQKSLKG